CAGGTCAAACGTCGCGCGACGAAGTAGATCGGCAGGCAGCGCGTCGGCGGCTGGTCGCAGACCTTTCGCTTCGAGACCTGCGAGAAGAAAACGGTCGATGTCATTGCGAGCCCGGGCGTCAAGTGTTGGCCGCGGTGCGGCAGCGACACGGAGCGGCTGAAAAGACCAGAACTTCCGGCCTGCTTCGATGTCCACCGTAGGGGTTACTTCTGATGCGATTCCATCGCGAGGGTCTGGCGCACCGGAGGCGATCCACGCCTCAAACCGTTTCACCACGTCTTCAGGCAGCCGATTACTAGGTGGCATTTCGAAACCGTCGTAACGCAGTGCGTCGAGCAACAGACTTTCGTCCGGCTTGCCAGGCACCACCGCCGGGCCGGAATCGCCTCCCCGGCGAATGCCTTCGCGTGTGTCGAGTAGCAAGCCTCCCTTTACCTTCTTAGCTTTTGCAGAATGGCATGCGTAGCATTGCTCAACGAGAACGGGACGAATGTGTTTCTCGAAGTCTTGGAAGTCTTTCGACTCCGCAGCGCGAGCACCGCGTTCATTTAAGCCTGCCTCAAAGACAAAGCAAAATGTCGCAAGCAATACTGCGAGGCTGGGATTGATTCGATACTTCACGGCGAGGAACCCTCCTGCGAAACCGACCACCAGGTTGTACCGATGCGAAGATCATCAAGGCCACGCGCCGCTGGGCCGTGTGACGACAAGAAGACGACTTGCAGCCGAGCAGCCAACTGCACGCCGCGCGTCGTTACGTCCCAAATCGGCGGTTCGATCTCGTAGTTCTCCTGTTCGTCTAAAAAGATCAGAGAGAGTTCGTCCTCGCCTTGCGTGCGCGTAAGCACCTTTCCGATCAGTCGCATACTCGTAGCAGTCGACACTTTGGTTCGACCGACGAAGCTACGACCTGCGGAAGTCTCGATGATCGGTCGTTTTGTATTATTCGTGCCGAAAGAGATCATCCCGGCGTCCATGGTGGACGGATCAGATCGAAACGAGAGGCGAACGGACCGCCCTTGTTTATCGAATGGACCGGCAGCCTCGGTTTGTTTCTCTGCATGAATTGTCAGCCCGATATACAAAACTCCGTCGGCAGCGAGATTGATCGGCTCAGCGAGGGACCGAGCACGAAAGCTTTTACCCGCGGGAGTTTCCCAAACGCGGTTGCCGTCAGAATTCCCGGTGATCTGCATGAAACGCTGTGTCCCTGGGTAACTGGGTGTACCATCTTGCTGGAGCGGCAGCTGCCATGGGCCCCGCCAACCGTGTCCGCGGTTCAGGAGATCTGGTTTGTGCATGCCGATTGGATAGTCAAAGGACTCGTCGACCAACACCGCTTTTTCTGTTTTTTGCCGTCGAATCCGCTGCAGTAACGCAGCCACTGGCTCGCCATCGTAGGGAATCGCTTTTGCCAGCGCTGATTCCTGATCGATACGCACTGCTTGCTGCGTGACAACTACCTCAGTTCGCTTTTCGGTCGCTCCCTCCCGCTCCAGGCGTACGGAGCCCTCAACGACATGAACCTCCGTTCCACCCAGCGCGTCGACACGTAGCGCGAACTCGGTACCCTGGTCGACCACTGTGGCACGCGGAGTATGAACCACAAATCCCGTCGCGTCGTCGGCGGACCGGACGCCAATCTCTCCTCGACGCAAATTGACTCCACCGTCACGACGAAGCTGCAAATCGCAATCGCCACGTAAAACAATTAGCGTACCGCCGTCTAAGCGGATAATCGCGTTGCCGGCGAGCAACCGGAGGCTTCCAGCAGGTACTCTCTGCCCCTCATAGTATTTCTGTTCGCTCCAGCGACATTGTTCCACGGCAACCAGCGTGGCCTGCGTCGGTTTAGCCAGCTCGGATGCAGAACTGACTTCGACTATGCCGGGATTGGATGATCTTGAAATTACCCATCCCAACAACATTGCTGCCGCAAAGACCGCCGCAAAGGCCAGCCGACGGCTAATTCGCCTCGACCCCGATGTAATCGCCAAAGGCCTCACATCAATGGCACCTGCCGCCCAATCCTCGAGTGCCGAATCAAGATTCATGTACTCGATGAAGTCGCGCAGCGACCGTGGATCGCGCTCCATCGCCTGCTCGAGACGTTCCATATCCGCGGCCGTGGCATCACCCGCTGCAATCCTCGGAAAGCTCTCGCGTAGTTTATCCTGTTCCGTCATCGCAAATCTCCAGCGCCAGCATTGCGCCGCACGCAATCCAGGAGGCGGGCTCTTATCCGCTGCAGATTCTTATACAGCGACTGTACTGTCTTTCCCGTCTCCTTCGACAACCAATCGAGCTTCACACCCGGCGCATAGGCGGCCCGCAACAGTGAGCGCTGCTCCTCCTGAAGTTTGCCAATGCACGTCTCCAACGCGGATCGTTGCAGTTCCAGTTGAGCAGCGTCTTCCGTCATCTGCTGCGCGATCGATTCGACGGCGCTTTCGCTAAGTACGAGTCGATCACGGGCTTTGTCACGACGCCACGCCAACACCTGGAACCGTGCAACTCCGAACGCCCACCGCCGAAAGTCCTCGTGGCCCTGGTACTCGTCGAACTTGCGCCAGAGCACGAGCGAGATTTCCTGCATGATCTCCGCTGCATCATCGCGTGTGGGAACCAGCACCCGCACGTAGGCGCGCAACGCCGCGTCACTCGCCGTAAAGAGTTTCAGGAAGGCCTCATGTCGCTCGGGACCGCTATCCATACCTAAACACTCCGTGAAAGTCACAAAGTGGACAGTATATTTTGAATGGAACCGTCTTTTCCCGATTGGCCAAAACGAGACGAAGCTTTCGGCAAGCTTGAAGTCTGTTTGCTGGGACGGTTAGCGGCACTCTTTAGTAATGAGGACCGTGAGGTTTTTCTGTCTCGCCGGTAAGAACGGCTGCCAATCCGTGCAGCGATTCAAACTGATCACAAGTGAGCTTGATGACTGCGAGCAAGGGAGCGGCCATCAGGCCACCCGCGATCCCCCACATCCAGCCCCAGAATAAGATGGCGATGATGATCGCCAACGGGGACAACTGTAACGATCGACTGAGCACGTAAGGGGTGATGAAGTAACTTTCAAGTGATGTCAGGACCGCAAACATGCCAGCAATCGTCAATCCATAGGCTAATGATTCATGTGTGACAGCGCCAACCAGAAACAAGATCCCCATGCAGAAGAAGGCACCGACATGCGGCACGTAATTCAACATGGTGACCATAACTCCCCACAGAACTGGATTTGGAATTTCCAACATCCATAGCATCAGGCCTGCCACAACGCCCAGGCCACAATTGATTAAGGTGATCGTAAGTAAGTAACGCGACACCCCGTCTTCCACATTTCGCAAAAGCTGCACAATCGTCCGCTTGTCGTTGTAGGAATCACGGCTTTCCACGGCTTGGTTGAGCAATGTTGAGTGAAACGCCAGCAAGAAAAAGGTGAGAACAAATACGATGATCGCCGCCGCGATGAAATGAGTACTTACGCCGAGCGCCGCAAACATCGTGTCGTGAGAAGCAACTTCCACTTGTAGTGGTGGTGCTTCGTCATCCGATCGCGTCATATCCTGCATGGCCTTGGATGCGGCTTTGAGGTGCTTAAACGGGCCGATCTCCGTCGGCACCAGTTGGCTCGCGCGGCTGAGTATTTTCGGCGCATCAACCACCCAGCGTTGAGCTTCACTGGCTAAAGTAAGCACTCCGATTCCGAACAAAACAACGATCGTTGCAACCAGAACAAACGCCGACACGGAATCCGGCACACGCCAAGTTCGAAGCCTTCGCACAATTGGCATGAGGAGCAGTGCAAGCAGCAACGAAAGCACGATCGGAACCAACAGATCGCGCGCGAAATAAAGTGCTGCCAAGGTTCCGAGCCAGGCAAGCACTGTCACAGGCATGTTTGCAGCTGGGAATTTCGCTTCAGCGCTCATGCCGGTGTCCCCTTGAGAAGCGACCTTAGCCCTTACTTCGCCGAACGACTTGCAGAATTGCGTTAGATTTATTCGGCGACTACTTGCGAATCCCGAATCACGGCTGGCGAAGCGGTGAACAACTGCGTCGCAAACTCTCCGATTGCTTCGCTCACTCTTGCAGATTGTTCCCAGTGTCCCAGATGCCCGCCGTCAACGGAGAAGGGCCGATCATTGGGAAGCAGGTTTTGCAGATGTTCGCTGGCCGAATGAAGTGTCATGCGGTCCTGAATGCCACCGATAACCAAGACTGGAATTTCAACCTGCGGCAACGTCGCTTCCTCATTGAACTTCAGCATCCCAAGATTGCCCCGTGCAACCGCTGCGGGCCATGCCTCCGCCGCAAGTCGGGCACCATGTTCAACCTGCTCGCGAGTCTGTTTTCCGGAAAAGCTGGCAAACCGAGTGAAGACATGGAGCGAGCCGTTAAAATAGCTTTGCCAGTTCGACAGCCAAGCGACTGGCGCGAGATAAATGGTCACGTAATTCAGCGGGACGATTACCGCCGACTCCACCGCAGTTGTAAACGTGGCGGCCAAGTTCGTGCGCAACGGGTTGGTGTAGGTGGTGTGCAACAGCACGATTCCCTGTACCCAACTACCGAGTTGCTTAGCGTAGATTCGACAGAACGTCTGGGAAACCATGCCACCAATGCTATGACCCACAAGTATTACCGGACTTCCCGCGCAGGTTGCTTGAAGAACCGCCTCTAGGTCTCGCGCCATCTTGTCCAGGCTGAAGTCATGATTCGTTGGTCCGCGAGACCTGCCCATGCCGGCGAGTTCCCACACGACTAACCGGTGGTTTCTGGCTAGATCGGTTTTCACATAGTCCCAGGCTGTGCCGTCGAGCGACCAACCGTGGGTCAGCAGCAGCGTCGGCCCCTTGGTTTGTCCATAGATCTCGACGTGCAGTTGTGATCCGTCAGGACGATCAACCATGAACGACGAATCCGTCGATAACTCAGCTGCCGATTTCGACATCGGCTTACCCAGGAAAAAGCGGATCGGCAAGTAACCGCCGACTGAGATCGCAATGCAAACAGCGCATCCGCCGAGAAATGCCCACTTCTTCCAATTCTGCGGCAACGGTTGGCGCTCTCTAAGCACCTCACGGTTTATTTCCGACTGGATTGCGAGATCACTCTTGGGCTCAACAGCAATTGCCACTGGCCGCGAGAATTCGCGATAGGTCTCATAGCCTAAATAAACGCCCAGGCCGAGCAGCGCCCAGCCGAGAACGCCTAATCCCCAAACCCGCAAGACGCTAAATGGCATCACGGTGCTGTTCCTTGCTGAGATATAGAGCCGGAAAAAGTGTGGTCAATTGCGTTAGCCGGCCATCCACTGACTGCTTAAGGACCACGCTGATGGAACCAAGGTCACTAAACGGACTCGGCGGCTACAGATGCGGCCGAGCATTTACGTTCTGTGACGTTCTACCGCCGGACGGTTGAACGGTCGTAGCCGCCGTATTGGGTCAGGACGCTTTGAGCTTGACCTGCGGGCGGACCGCCATGCACTGTTACGATCGTGCGACCCGATTTGAACTCACCTTCATAGTACTTAGCGTCGTCATCCGAAATTCCCAGACCCGCCAGAGCGCCACCAATCCCGGCCGCTGCTGCGCCCGCCGCGGCGCTCGACAGGATCACGCCGAGGGTGCCACCGAAGATCGCTGGGCCGATTCCTGGCAACACGTTCGACAAAATACCCAGTCCCCACAGCGCGCCGATCCCAGCCCCTGTGGCCAACCCTGTTGCGGCACCTTCTCCAATCTTGGTGCCGGAATCCGTGTTCGCGACCTCACGATTCTGCGACACAACACCGATCTGGTCTTCGGTGTAACCTGCCCGCCGCAATTCAGCGATCGCCTGCTGAGCCTGCCGTTGATCTTCAAAAACGCCGATTACTGCGCCAGTCACTGTTGACGAAGCCATTTGAACCTCCAGAAGTAAGATGTGAGTTGATTGAGCCCGTTGCTCTGCTCGCCCTAGTCGCAACATCCAGGCCATCCGACGAACCCACATGAACTTTGCCGAATTTCGGATTTTCGTGACCCCTTACGATGTGGTTGCTAGCGTCTGTAATGGAGCGAACTGCGTACTGTTTTCGACCGCCACTTCGTCTGCAACAAGAAGAGATCGTCTCGCTACGATCAGCCGCAACACGGATGCAAAGCGGAATAATAGTTGCCCACTCCAAACGTTTCGAGAAAGCGCAACTTGCCTGGCGGTAGGTATCGATGCAAAGTTCTGTGGCAAACTCTTCGACTGACATCCCGCACATCGGCGTTGCCGGCTGGAACATACCAGCTCAATTTGCCAGTCACTTCGCGTCGTCCGGCACACATCTCGAAAAGTACGCGTCACAATTCTCCGCCGTTGAAATCAACAGCTCTTTTTATCGCT
Above is a window of Anatilimnocola aggregata DNA encoding:
- a CDS encoding alpha/beta fold hydrolase — encoded protein: MPFSVLRVWGLGVLGWALLGLGVYLGYETYREFSRPVAIAVEPKSDLAIQSEINREVLRERQPLPQNWKKWAFLGGCAVCIAISVGGYLPIRFFLGKPMSKSAAELSTDSSFMVDRPDGSQLHVEIYGQTKGPTLLLTHGWSLDGTAWDYVKTDLARNHRLVVWELAGMGRSRGPTNHDFSLDKMARDLEAVLQATCAGSPVILVGHSIGGMVSQTFCRIYAKQLGSWVQGIVLLHTTYTNPLRTNLAATFTTAVESAVIVPLNYVTIYLAPVAWLSNWQSYFNGSLHVFTRFASFSGKQTREQVEHGARLAAEAWPAAVARGNLGMLKFNEEATLPQVEIPVLVIGGIQDRMTLHSASEHLQNLLPNDRPFSVDGGHLGHWEQSARVSEAIGEFATQLFTASPAVIRDSQVVAE
- a CDS encoding sigma-70 family RNA polymerase sigma factor, which gives rise to MDSGPERHEAFLKLFTASDAALRAYVRVLVPTRDDAAEIMQEISLVLWRKFDEYQGHEDFRRWAFGVARFQVLAWRRDKARDRLVLSESAVESIAQQMTEDAAQLELQRSALETCIGKLQEEQRSLLRAAYAPGVKLDWLSKETGKTVQSLYKNLQRIRARLLDCVRRNAGAGDLR
- a CDS encoding general stress protein, translated to MASSTVTGAVIGVFEDQRQAQQAIAELRRAGYTEDQIGVVSQNREVANTDSGTKIGEGAATGLATGAGIGALWGLGILSNVLPGIGPAIFGGTLGVILSSAAAGAAAAGIGGALAGLGISDDDAKYYEGEFKSGRTIVTVHGGPPAGQAQSVLTQYGGYDRSTVRR
- a CDS encoding AI-2E family transporter; amino-acid sequence: MSAEAKFPAANMPVTVLAWLGTLAALYFARDLLVPIVLSLLLALLLMPIVRRLRTWRVPDSVSAFVLVATIVVLFGIGVLTLASEAQRWVVDAPKILSRASQLVPTEIGPFKHLKAASKAMQDMTRSDDEAPPLQVEVASHDTMFAALGVSTHFIAAAIIVFVLTFFLLAFHSTLLNQAVESRDSYNDKRTIVQLLRNVEDGVSRYLLTITLINCGLGVVAGLMLWMLEIPNPVLWGVMVTMLNYVPHVGAFFCMGILFLVGAVTHESLAYGLTIAGMFAVLTSLESYFITPYVLSRSLQLSPLAIIIAILFWGWMWGIAGGLMAAPLLAVIKLTCDQFESLHGLAAVLTGETEKPHGPHY
- a CDS encoding FecR family protein; this encodes MTEQDKLRESFPRIAAGDATAADMERLEQAMERDPRSLRDFIEYMNLDSALEDWAAGAIDVRPLAITSGSRRISRRLAFAAVFAAAMLLGWVISRSSNPGIVEVSSASELAKPTQATLVAVEQCRWSEQKYYEGQRVPAGSLRLLAGNAIIRLDGGTLIVLRGDCDLQLRRDGGVNLRRGEIGVRSADDATGFVVHTPRATVVDQGTEFALRVDALGGTEVHVVEGSVRLEREGATEKRTEVVVTQQAVRIDQESALAKAIPYDGEPVAALLQRIRRQKTEKAVLVDESFDYPIGMHKPDLLNRGHGWRGPWQLPLQQDGTPSYPGTQRFMQITGNSDGNRVWETPAGKSFRARSLAEPINLAADGVLYIGLTIHAEKQTEAAGPFDKQGRSVRLSFRSDPSTMDAGMISFGTNNTKRPIIETSAGRSFVGRTKVSTATSMRLIGKVLTRTQGEDELSLIFLDEQENYEIEPPIWDVTTRGVQLAARLQVVFLSSHGPAARGLDDLRIGTTWWSVSQEGSSP